The genome window TGTAGCGCCGCCACAGACGCCGCGGCTCGTGGATCAGACGATAGAGCCATTCGAGGCGCAGCCGCCGCCAGATTGCGGGCGCGCGGGGGAAGCGCCCGGCAATGAAATCGAGGATCGCGCCGCCGTTGAGGATCACCGCCGGACGGTCGAGGCGCGCCGCGAGCTCGGCCGCCACCTCCTCCTGACGCGGCATTCCCATCGCCAGAACGAACAGATCGGCGTCGCAGGCGCAGAGGTGGTTGACGGTGGCGGCAAGCCCCTGGAAGCCGTCGATCGCCTGCACGATCACCTGCCCCTGCTCGCGCAGCTCGGTGGCGGCACGCGAGAGCCACGGCTCGGCCGTCCCCGCGAGGGCGACGCGGCGGCCGCGGCAGGCGCGGAGAATCTCCGGAATCAGGTCGGTGCCGTTCATGTTGAGCCCGGCGTCCGCGCCCAGCAGGCGCAGCATCGCCGAAACCCCGACGCCGTCGCGGAACAGCGCGTCCGCCGCCATCAGGTTGGCGCGAAACTCGGCGTCGCGCTCGGCGAGATTGAAGGCGTGGGCGTTCAGGAACGATACCACCGTCGGCTTCAACGGCGCGGTCAGCGAAGCGAGAAACGCCGCCTTCGCCGCCGCGTCGGGCATCGGGGTGATACGCGCGAGCAGCGCGAGTTCGGGCTTCGCGGGCGGGGCGGCGAGCGGCGGGATCGCGGCTTCGGTCATTCAGGCGACGCTCCTTCCGGCGCGGACCGGCAGGGCGATCCGCGTGAACAGCGCGGCGCGGCGCTGCATCGCGAGGCCCACCGGCACCAGGAACAGGGGCAGGATCATTCCGGCGGCGGTGCCGAAGACGAGATGGGGGCCGACGTCGAACACCCCGAGGCGCACCAGCAGCGCCCGCATTCCCGCGCCGAAGATCACGTGGGAGAGGAAGATGATCATGCTGTTGGCGCCGACGAACGCGAGCGCCCGACCGACCGGCCCGGGCGTGGGCGCCTCGCGCGCCGCCGCTTCCATGAACACCTTGTAGAACAGCAGCACCAGGGCCACCGTCACCCCGGCGAACAACGGCGGGGTCTCGGGTGCGACCGGCAGCGCCGCCGCCATCACCACCGCGAAGGCGACGAGGAACGCCAGGGGGTGCGCCCCGGCGCGGTCCATCGCGGCGTTGCCGCACGCCATGCCCAGCAGCAGGAACGGGAAATGCCAGAGGAACTGGCCGACCAGGAACCAGTACGGTCCGCTCTCGAACGCGGTCTTGATCCAGCCGTCGAGGCCGACGCGCGCGGCGAGAGCGGCGACGCACGCGGCGGCGGCGGCGCGGCGGGACGCGCCGAGGGCGGGCAGCAGCCCCGCCACCGCCATCGCCACGAACAGCACGCCGAGGAACCAGAACTGCTGCGCCGGGGGAAACGGCGCCGAGATCACGTCGTCGAGGCCGACCTTGAGGTTGGAACTGCCGGAGAAGACGTATTGCATGCCGACCTGGATGTAGGACCACACCACCAGCGGCCCCACCAGCACCACGAGGTTGCGCCTGAGCATGCCGAGATAGCCCGCCTTCGCCACCGTCTGCGCGAAGAACAGGCCGGAGAGGTAGAAGAACAACGGCATGTGGAAGAGGTAGATCGCCCAGTCGACGGTCCGCCAGACGCCGTCGAAGGCGACCAGACCGCCGCGTTCGAGGCCGCGCAGCACGTGGCCGAACACCACCAGCAGGATCGCCAGGGCCTTGGCCTGATCGGGAGCGAGGGACGCGCGGTTGGGGTTTCTCATGTCGCCCCCACCTGACGGAACAGCGGCGCGGGCTTGGGCCGGGCGGCGCGCACCGCCTCCGCCTGCGCGGCGAGGCAGCCGCAGATCATCCACAGCGGCGCGCTTACCTTGATCGACAGGATCGCCGCGCCGACCATCAGGTTGACGCAGATGAACAGAAGGGCCGAAAACGCGAAGCGCTTGTCCATCGCGCTCTCGGCGGGCAACAGCACCCACAGGAAGATCCAGAAATACGCCAGCCCCACCACCGTGGTGGCGTAGACGAGGTAGGCGTATCCGGAATCGCCGGTGCGGGCGATGTTGGCGACGTCGCCGGTGACGAGATCCGACAGGTCCATGCGCGCGAGCAGGCCGACGGTGTGGCCGATGCGCCCGGCGAGCGTATCCGAGAACCCCTGTTCGGGGCGATAGAACAGCAGCGCCGCGACCAGCAGCAACGCCGGCATCGCCGCGCCGTAGAAGCTCTTCGGCAGTTTCGGAAAGATCCAGTAGCCGAGCGCCATCAGCAGGCAGAGCGCGGTGCCGGTGCGGCTGCTGTTGGAGAGGATCATCAGCACCACCGCGACCACGAACAGTAGGCGGTCGAAGCGCTTCATCCGCTCCCACCAGGTGACCGCGAAGATCGTCAGCACCATCGCGAAATTGGCGAGCGACACCTGTTCGAGGAACACCGACGACAGCCGCCGCTGCCCGAACAGGCCGTAGGAGAAGCGCCCGGCGAACCCCAGGGAATTGCGGAACAGGCCGCTGTCGTCGAGCGAGAACTTCTCGATGCCGCGGGTGTTGGCGAAATAGTCGGCGGGCTGGAACAGCCAGACGTAGAGCGGCACCGCGAACCCCTCGATCAGCAGCACCGCGAGGGTCACGAGGGTGATCGAGCGGAACGCTCCGAGCATCCGCTCCGGCGGACATTGGGTGCCGACGAGGTAGAACATGCAGACGATCGCGAACTCGCGCGGCGTGCGCACGAAGACGATGCCGTTGGTGAACGTCACCCACACGAACAGAAACAGGAACACGCAGAACGACGCGATCACGAACGCGCGGTTCGGGCCGAGCCTGCCCCAGCGGAACATCAGGAACATCGCGGTGGCGAACAGGATCGCGAGTTCGGTAACGGCGACGTGCGCCTCGGTGAGGCGGAGGCCGTGGGCGTTGAGGAAGGCGAGCCCGGCGTTGTAGTAGATCGCCCCCGACAGCAGCAGATACGGCAGCGCCGAACGGCTCGCGCGGCCGAGCGGCGCGGCGGCGCGGCCGATCGCGTTGGTCCTGTCGATGGAGCCGAGGCCGTCCACGGGCGGTCTACCTCCGCATCGCCTGGTCGAGAATCTCGATCTGCGGAAACCGCGCAGGATCGGGCGGATAGACGTTGAACATGTAATCGCCGAACCACGGCGCGGCGGCCCAATAGGTCCACCCGACCCATACGTCGGAATTGTCGGCGATGAATTGAAGGGTGTTGCGCAACGCCTCCATGCATACCGGCTGCTTCGACGCGCCGAACTCGCCGAGGAAGCCCCGGTTGCCGGTCTCGTGGAGCCAGGCGTTGAAGCCCGATAGACGCTGCACGCCGATCTCGGCCGACACGCACTCCGGCTTGGTGCCCGAGGTGTTGGAATCGAAGTACTGGTGCACCTCGAAGGCGAAGTTGTTCGCCGGATCCTTGATCCCGCCCAGGGCCTCGGCGTTGGAAAGGCTGCCGTCCTTGGCCAGCCACGCGTGCGCGCCGGACCAGCGGGTGCCGGGCACCAGCACCAGTTGCTTCGCCCCGGCGGCGCGGATCGCGTCGAGCCCGGCCTGGGCGATCGGCGCCCAGTCCTCGGCGTTGTGCTTGTTGGGCTCGTTCATCAGCCCGAACACCGCCGAAGGGTTGTCGCGGTAGCGCGTGGCGAGACGGGTCCAGAGATCGGCGAACGCGGCGGTCGGCACCTCGGGCGAACCGATCAGCTTGTCGTAATAGGCGGCGTAGTTGTGGGGGTCGAGGATCACCCTGACGCCGCGCGCGTCGCCCTTCTTCACCAGGGCGTCGAGGCGGCCCGCCTCGGCCGGGTCGAGGGGGCCGAACAGTTCGGGCTGCATCCGCTCCCACAGGAACGCGACACGCACCGCAGTGGCGCCGCGATCGGCGTAGAGGTCGATGTCGGACGGCTTCGGCCAGAGATAGTTGACGCCGTGCGTGCCGGGGCGGGCCGAACCGCCGAACCCGGCATTGGCAAGGTTGACGCCGACGAGTTCCGGCGTTTCCGCCCGGGCGGGCGCGGCCAGCGCCAACCCGAGGCACAAGGACAGTGCGAGGCGATCGATCACGGGGACATCCTTTCGCTGGAGGTCGCGATACCGCTCGTCGTGGAGAACGCGGAAGGCTCCGCCTCAGGCGGAAAAACGCGAATCGTTGAGTATGGTGCCGAGGAAGTTGCGTCCGGCGAGGCTTTCGGCGCAGGCGCGCACGTCGGCGATCGGCGAGACGCCGTCGCGCACCACCAGCAGCACGCCGTCGACCAGGGGCAGGAACGCCAGGGTGTCGTCCTGAGTCAGCAGCGGCGGCATGTCGTAGATGACGATGCGGTCGGGATAGCGGGTCTTCAGCTCCTCGGCGAGCTTCGCCATCTTCGGCGTGCCGAGGAGTTCGGAGGAGTCCTGGAGCGAATTCGCCACCGGAAGCACCACCAGGCGGTCGATATCGGGTTTGAGCAGGCACTGCGAGATCGGCAGATCGCGCAGCAGGTAGTCGTCGAGCCCGGCCTCGGGGCGAATGCCGAGGAAATCGTGAACCGACGGCTTGCGCATGTCGGCGTCGACCAGCAGCACCGTCTGCTTGACGTCGAGCGCGAGGCTCATCGCGAGATTGATGGCGATGGTGGTCTTGCCGTCTCCGTATTGCGGACTGGTGATCGCCAGCGTGCGCAGCCCCGCCCCCTGCATCTGCTGCATCACCTTGGTGCGCAGCATGCGGAAGAGATCGACGGTTTCTCCGCTGCCGGAGCGCGCCACCAACCGGTGGCGTTCGAGTTCGGCGGGCGACAGCGGCAGAACCCGGGTGCGCGCCGGCTCGGGCGGCGGCGCGGGCGCGGCTTCGGGCGGCGGCATGGTGGTGACCTCCGCCAGCACCCGTTCGCGGTCGAGGCGCGCCTTCTGCAGGGCTTTTTCGAGCTTGTCCATGCGGCTCCGTGGCGGCTAGTTGATGCCGATCTTGAGGGCGAAGAGTGTCCAGGCGAGGTCGATCGGCATCACCATGCGGTCGAACACCAGCACTGCCGCGCCGGCCGCGGCGAACGCGCCGCCGAACGCCATCAGCCAACGATTCCGGCGGGCCCTGCGTTCCGCGCGGGTGGAAATATGGGGAATGATCACCAGCGGCGACAGTCCGGTGATCGCGGCGAGATGCCCGGCGCCGTGGATGCGGCGGCTCAGCACCTCGGTGACGACGATCGCCGCGAAGCCGCAGAACACCGCGAACAGGAAGCCGCCCGCCAGCAGCAGGGTGCGCGCCGGACGAGTGCGGGTCGGCACTTCGGGCGGGTTGATGACGTTGAGGCGCTGCGCCTTGCGCGACTGCTCCATCTGCACCGTCATGTCGGCGATCTGCTTCTTGGTCTTGAGCTCGCGATAGCGCGCCTGGGAATTGTCGTAGTCGCGGCTCAGCGCGGCGAGTTCCTGCTCGATCGCGGGCGCGGCCGCCACCGCCGCCTCGTACTGCTCGTGCTGCGTCCGCATCTCGACGAGTTGCCGCTGCAACGAACGCGACTGCTCGTCGAGGCCGTTGATCTGCGCCTGCAGCATCAGATACGCGGGATTGTCGGCGTCGTCCTTGACCGTGCGGCGGTTGGCTCCGGCGCGGCTGGCGGCGGAATAGCGCGCCTCCAGCGCTTCGATCCGCTGCTGGGCCTGGCGGACGTCGGGATGGTTGGGGCCGTAGACCTTTTCGACCCGGGCGAGTTCGGCGCGCGCGTCGGCGAGCTGCTTTTCGAGATCGGCGGTCAGCCCCCCGCCCGAGGTCTCGGCCTTGAGCGCTTCGATCTGCGCGGTGAGCTTGACGACGTCGGGGTGGCGCGGGCCGTATTGCCCGGAGATCGCCGCGAGCTTC of uncultured Alphaproteobacteria bacterium contains these proteins:
- a CDS encoding putative Lipopolysaccharide biosynthesis protein (Evidence 3 : Function proposed based on presence of conserved amino acid motif, structural feature or limited homology), encoding MDYSIYDYLAIILRRKKAFLITFAIVFAIAVMGALNWSKYRSTATIQVVPSDIPEGMTIPVGMNAADLMQALVDQRITQIQQIVTSTSSLVEIITKFDLYPGIRQRTPISEIAEGMGDKVRLEMVGADLSNPAASSKLRASQMGAIAFTLSFDYSDPLKTQQVANELVSRFLDEDLKQRRAQVRETQAFLDAQIADLEKSMLDQERRIAEFRERHPDSRPESLAFNRQMAATTALNLQSLQAQLGSVERNRADLRGQLASTEPYTRVIEDGELMTTPATQLKVLQAKLAAISGQYGPRHPDVVKLTAQIEALKAETSGGGLTADLEKQLADARAELARVEKVYGPNHPDVRQAQQRIEALEARYSAASRAGANRRTVKDDADNPAYLMLQAQINGLDEQSRSLQRQLVEMRTQHEQYEAAVAAAPAIEQELAALSRDYDNSQARYRELKTKKQIADMTVQMEQSRKAQRLNVINPPEVPTRTRPARTLLLAGGFLFAVFCGFAAIVVTEVLSRRIHGAGHLAAITGLSPLVIIPHISTRAERRARRNRWLMAFGGAFAAAGAAVLVFDRMVMPIDLAWTLFALKIGIN
- a CDS encoding Cellulase family 5, coding for MIDRLALSLCLGLALAAPARAETPELVGVNLANAGFGGSARPGTHGVNYLWPKPSDIDLYADRGATAVRVAFLWERMQPELFGPLDPAEAGRLDALVKKGDARGVRVILDPHNYAAYYDKLIGSPEVPTAAFADLWTRLATRYRDNPSAVFGLMNEPNKHNAEDWAPIAQAGLDAIRAAGAKQLVLVPGTRWSGAHAWLAKDGSLSNAEALGGIKDPANNFAFEVHQYFDSNTSGTKPECVSAEIGVQRLSGFNAWLHETGNRGFLGEFGASKQPVCMEALRNTLQFIADNSDVWVGWTYWAAAPWFGDYMFNVYPPDPARFPQIEILDQAMRR
- a CDS encoding Capsular exopolysaccharide family produces the protein MDKLEKALQKARLDRERVLAEVTTMPPPEAAPAPPPEPARTRVLPLSPAELERHRLVARSGSGETVDLFRMLRTKVMQQMQGAGLRTLAITSPQYGDGKTTIAINLAMSLALDVKQTVLLVDADMRKPSVHDFLGIRPEAGLDDYLLRDLPISQCLLKPDIDRLVVLPVANSLQDSSELLGTPKMAKLAEELKTRYPDRIVIYDMPPLLTQDDTLAFLPLVDGVLLVVRDGVSPIADVRACAESLAGRNFLGTILNDSRFSA
- a CDS encoding Glucosyll transferase, WecB/TagA/CpsF family; its protein translation is MTEAAIPPLAAPPAKPELALLARITPMPDAAAKAAFLASLTAPLKPTVVSFLNAHAFNLAERDAEFRANLMAADALFRDGVGVSAMLRLLGADAGLNMNGTDLIPEILRACRGRRVALAGTAEPWLSRAATELREQGQVIVQAIDGFQGLAATVNHLCACDADLFVLAMGMPRQEEVAAELAARLDRPAVILNGGAILDFIAGRFPRAPAIWRRLRLEWLYRLIHEPRRLWRRYILGGVVFAFHGARLRLLHGRLKPHAR
- a CDS encoding conserved membrane hypothetical protein (Evidence 4 : Homologs of previously reported genes of unknown function), producing MRNPNRASLAPDQAKALAILLVVFGHVLRGLERGGLVAFDGVWRTVDWAIYLFHMPLFFYLSGLFFAQTVAKAGYLGMLRRNLVVLVGPLVVWSYIQVGMQYVFSGSSNLKVGLDDVISAPFPPAQQFWFLGVLFVAMAVAGLLPALGASRRAAAAACVAALAARVGLDGWIKTAFESGPYWFLVGQFLWHFPFLLLGMACGNAAMDRAGAHPLAFLVAFAVVMAAALPVAPETPPLFAGVTVALVLLFYKVFMEAAAREAPTPGPVGRALAFVGANSMIIFLSHVIFGAGMRALLVRLGVFDVGPHLVFGTAAGMILPLFLVPVGLAMQRRAALFTRIALPVRAGRSVA
- a CDS encoding putative polysaccharide biosynthesis protein (Evidence 3 : Function proposed based on presence of conserved amino acid motif, structural feature or limited homology) yields the protein MDGLGSIDRTNAIGRAAAPLGRASRSALPYLLLSGAIYYNAGLAFLNAHGLRLTEAHVAVTELAILFATAMFLMFRWGRLGPNRAFVIASFCVFLFLFVWVTFTNGIVFVRTPREFAIVCMFYLVGTQCPPERMLGAFRSITLVTLAVLLIEGFAVPLYVWLFQPADYFANTRGIEKFSLDDSGLFRNSLGFAGRFSYGLFGQRRLSSVFLEQVSLANFAMVLTIFAVTWWERMKRFDRLLFVVAVVLMILSNSSRTGTALCLLMALGYWIFPKLPKSFYGAAMPALLLVAALLFYRPEQGFSDTLAGRIGHTVGLLARMDLSDLVTGDVANIARTGDSGYAYLVYATTVVGLAYFWIFLWVLLPAESAMDKRFAFSALLFICVNLMVGAAILSIKVSAPLWMICGCLAAQAEAVRAARPKPAPLFRQVGAT